In the Populus trichocarpa isolate Nisqually-1 chromosome 1, P.trichocarpa_v4.1, whole genome shotgun sequence genome, one interval contains:
- the LOC18095528 gene encoding homeobox-leucine zipper protein ATHB-52 translates to MNPPISLTKLSHLHNFQYNHFPAFLSSNSVSFSNRMDFFNSQTQQKQQYLPKHNNKKRLTEDQVRLLERTFTTNKKLEPELKVQLANQLGVPPRQIAIWYQNKRARWKTQSLELDYNTLQVRLENALADRRRLEREVVRLQEELWQAQQMVFAVNQETAAQPAVNFSCNSSCDDRGSSSLHEGVNGEVLQLEELYACLYGAGGGF, encoded by the coding sequence ATGAACCCACCAATTTCTTTAACCAAACTTTCCCATTTGCATAATTTTCAGTACAATCATTTTCCAGCCTTCCTCTCATCAAATTCTGTAAGCTTCTCCAACAGAATGGACTTCTTCAATTctcaaacccaacaaaaacaacagTACTTGCCAAAacacaacaacaagaagaggCTGACAGAGGACCAAGTGAGGCTCCTAGAGAGAACCTTCACAACCAACAAGAAGCTCGAGCCTGAGCTCAAGGTTCAACTTGCAAACCAGCTAGGGGTGCCGCCAAGACAAATTGCTATTTGGTACCAGAACAAGAGAGCAAGATGGAAGACACAGAGCCTAGAGCTTGATTATAATACACTCCAAGTGAGACTAGAGAATGCACTAGCCGATAGGCGGCGACTAGAAAGAGAGGTGGTGCGACTTCAAGAGGAGCTGTGGCAGGCTCAACAGATGGTGTTCGCTGTGAACCAAGAAACAGCAGCTCAACCTGctgttaatttttcttgtaactCATCTTGTGATGATAGAGGCAGCTCTAGCTTACATGAGGGAGTGAATGGTGAGGTCTTGCAGCTTGAAGAGCTCTATGCTTGTTTGTACGGTGCTGGCGGTGGGTTTTGA